A genomic region of Salinibacter pepae contains the following coding sequences:
- a CDS encoding DUF1015 domain-containing protein, translating to MRLHTLACILASCSSILLIKVAMSMATVHPFRAVRPRPQHFEEIASVPYDVVDTSEARDRAEGKPRSFLHVARPEIDLAPERDPYEDAVYEQGAVNLRRFVEADYTVREEAPTVYVYRLAMDGREQTGVFGGVSVAEYDEGTIVKHEETRPAKEDDRTRHILAQQAHAEPVMLTYRDDETIHSLVSDVQAQDPLYDFEAEDGVRHTVWKAPAPGPLVEAFQNVEHLYIADGHHRCKAASRAAATLRQSEEAEADVPGYEMFTAVLFPMSHMHIMAYNRIVHELPTSPRDFLAQLARDFELTRNVDDPVPARKGHVCLYLDGAWHRLALPEPEGDRGVDRLDVSRLSEHLLEPRLGISDQRRDPNIDFVGGIRGTDALEARVESGAAQLAISMYPTHIEELVAVSDEGSLMPPKSTWFEPKLRSGLLVHDFAEDVPDDASGALAA from the coding sequence ATGCGTCTTCACACGCTGGCCTGTATACTGGCATCGTGTTCGTCCATCCTCCTCATCAAGGTCGCAATGTCGATGGCCACTGTGCATCCGTTTCGGGCCGTGCGCCCCCGTCCTCAACACTTCGAAGAAATTGCGTCGGTGCCGTACGACGTCGTCGATACGTCCGAGGCGCGCGACCGGGCCGAAGGGAAGCCGCGGAGCTTCCTGCACGTGGCCCGGCCCGAGATTGACCTGGCCCCGGAGCGGGATCCCTACGAAGACGCCGTGTACGAACAGGGGGCCGTCAATTTGCGCCGGTTTGTAGAGGCGGACTACACGGTGCGGGAGGAGGCCCCCACCGTCTACGTCTACCGCCTCGCAATGGACGGCCGCGAGCAGACGGGCGTGTTCGGGGGCGTGTCGGTCGCCGAATACGACGAGGGCACCATCGTGAAGCATGAAGAGACGCGCCCCGCCAAAGAAGACGACCGGACCCGGCACATCCTCGCGCAGCAGGCCCACGCCGAGCCCGTCATGCTGACGTACCGTGACGACGAGACGATTCATTCGCTCGTGTCGGACGTGCAGGCACAGGACCCGCTGTACGACTTTGAGGCGGAGGATGGCGTACGGCACACGGTGTGGAAGGCCCCGGCGCCGGGCCCGCTCGTCGAGGCGTTTCAGAACGTCGAGCACCTCTACATCGCAGACGGACACCATCGGTGCAAGGCGGCCAGCCGGGCCGCGGCGACACTGCGCCAATCAGAGGAGGCCGAGGCGGACGTCCCCGGGTATGAGATGTTCACCGCGGTCCTCTTTCCCATGAGTCACATGCACATCATGGCCTACAACCGGATCGTCCACGAGCTGCCCACTTCACCCCGTGACTTCTTGGCGCAGCTGGCCCGCGACTTCGAGCTGACCCGCAACGTGGACGACCCGGTGCCGGCCCGGAAGGGACACGTGTGCCTGTATCTGGACGGGGCCTGGCACCGATTGGCCCTGCCGGAGCCGGAAGGCGACCGGGGGGTCGATCGACTGGACGTGTCGCGCCTGAGCGAGCACCTGCTGGAGCCTCGGCTCGGCATCAGCGATCAGCGGCGGGACCCCAACATTGACTTCGTCGGCGGCATTCGGGGGACGGACGCGCTGGAGGCCCGGGTGGAGAGCGGAGCGGCCCAACTGGCCATTAGCATGTACCCGACCCATATTGAAGAGCTGGTGGCGGTCTCGGACGAGGGGAGCTTGATGCCCCCGAAGTCCACCTGGTTCGAGCCCAAGCTTCGGAGCGGGCTGCTGGTGCACGACTTCGCCGAAGATGTGCCCGACGACGCGTCGGGGGCGCTCGCGGCCTAG
- the rnr gene encoding ribonuclease R has product MTFSCGSNADGQAVVAEYKIHTDSFLAQNPTAITETQADRLRQDILAFLREHPNDAHRSHEIANGLGIEDNETYLQFCDVLAEMTAQQRVERDGRKYKTKATTRQHTGVLQCHDKGFGFVQATDQDEEFFIREANMGEALHGDLVRVAVAARAPEDKKRECEVLEVVERRCTEVVGTFHHRSDFAFVEPDDQRILQDVYVAPDAFSGAKDGEKVMVSIDRFDDRKASPEGRILRVIGPSDDPNVRVLSLAMSMDVKADFPDEVQAEAEGIPVKIPEDEIECRRDLRDKPIFTIDPVDAKDFDDAIHVEALDNGNYEVGVHIADVSHYVEPDTAIDAEALERGTSVYLVDRTVPMLPEKLSNKVCSLRPHEDKLAFSILMELTTEGDVVDYEICETVIHSKERLTYDRAQNYIEGGYPDDKMAADVVQANRLAKTITRRRMQEGAIDFGSDEVNVILDDDGTPTNIVRKERLQANRLIEEFMLLANRTVAKHIAAPEHVDRHRSNGTDEPLPFVYRVHDSPDSEEIQQLAEYVRVFDHELPLTDGNARSSDLGALIDEVQGQPEEQVIVRAALRAMSKAEYAVGNIGHYGLGFDYYSHFTSPIRRYPDLMVHRLLKRYAKGGSPADIEDLAARCEHCSEQERNAEEAERESVKLKQVEYVKNHVGEEFDGVVSGVTKFGVFVEITDLLVEGLVHVREMNDYYVYDESTYTLRGENNGTSYRPGDSVRVEVASASVEDREIDLLFVE; this is encoded by the coding sequence ATGACTTTTTCGTGCGGTTCGAACGCCGACGGGCAGGCGGTCGTTGCGGAGTACAAGATTCACACTGATTCCTTTTTAGCACAGAACCCTACCGCCATTACGGAGACGCAAGCTGATCGCCTTCGACAGGACATTCTCGCCTTTCTACGAGAACACCCCAATGACGCCCACCGCTCCCACGAGATTGCGAACGGGCTCGGCATTGAGGACAACGAGACCTACCTCCAGTTCTGCGACGTGCTCGCAGAGATGACCGCCCAGCAGCGCGTGGAGCGCGACGGCCGAAAATACAAGACCAAGGCCACCACGCGCCAGCACACCGGGGTCCTCCAGTGTCACGACAAGGGCTTTGGCTTCGTCCAGGCCACGGATCAGGACGAGGAGTTCTTCATCCGGGAGGCGAACATGGGCGAAGCCCTCCACGGCGATCTCGTTCGCGTGGCCGTGGCCGCCCGGGCGCCGGAAGACAAAAAGCGCGAGTGTGAAGTCCTTGAGGTGGTCGAGCGGCGCTGCACCGAGGTGGTCGGCACCTTTCACCACCGCAGCGACTTCGCCTTCGTGGAGCCGGACGACCAGCGCATCCTGCAGGACGTCTACGTCGCGCCGGATGCGTTCAGCGGCGCGAAGGACGGCGAAAAGGTCATGGTGTCCATCGACCGGTTCGACGACCGGAAGGCCTCCCCCGAGGGGCGCATTCTCCGGGTCATCGGCCCGTCGGACGACCCGAACGTGCGGGTTCTGTCCCTCGCCATGAGCATGGACGTGAAGGCCGACTTCCCCGACGAGGTGCAGGCCGAGGCCGAGGGCATTCCCGTAAAGATTCCCGAGGACGAGATTGAGTGCCGTCGCGACCTGCGCGACAAGCCGATCTTTACGATCGACCCGGTCGACGCCAAGGACTTTGACGACGCCATCCACGTCGAGGCGCTCGACAACGGCAACTACGAGGTGGGCGTCCACATCGCGGACGTGAGCCATTACGTCGAGCCCGACACGGCCATCGACGCCGAGGCGCTGGAGCGCGGCACGAGCGTGTACCTCGTGGACCGCACCGTCCCCATGCTCCCCGAGAAGCTCTCGAACAAGGTCTGCTCCCTGCGGCCCCACGAGGACAAGCTCGCCTTCTCCATCTTGATGGAGCTGACGACGGAGGGCGACGTGGTGGACTACGAGATTTGCGAAACGGTCATCCACTCGAAGGAGCGCCTCACCTACGACCGTGCCCAGAACTACATCGAGGGCGGCTACCCCGACGACAAGATGGCGGCGGACGTGGTGCAGGCCAACCGGCTTGCCAAAACCATCACCCGGCGCCGGATGCAGGAGGGCGCCATCGACTTCGGCTCCGACGAGGTGAATGTGATCCTGGACGACGACGGCACCCCCACGAACATTGTGCGGAAGGAACGGCTCCAGGCCAACCGCCTCATTGAAGAGTTCATGCTGCTCGCCAACCGAACCGTTGCGAAGCACATCGCCGCGCCGGAGCACGTGGACCGCCACCGCTCGAACGGCACCGACGAGCCGCTTCCGTTCGTGTACCGGGTGCACGACAGCCCAGACAGCGAAGAGATTCAGCAGCTCGCCGAATACGTTCGCGTCTTCGACCACGAACTGCCCCTGACCGACGGCAACGCACGTTCCTCAGACCTTGGGGCCCTTATCGACGAGGTCCAGGGCCAGCCCGAGGAGCAGGTCATCGTGCGGGCGGCGCTCCGCGCCATGTCGAAGGCCGAGTACGCCGTCGGCAACATCGGCCACTACGGCCTGGGCTTCGACTACTACTCCCACTTCACGAGCCCCATCCGGCGGTACCCCGACCTCATGGTGCACCGGCTCCTAAAGCGGTACGCCAAGGGCGGCTCCCCCGCCGACATCGAAGACCTCGCGGCTCGGTGCGAGCACTGCTCCGAACAGGAGCGAAACGCCGAGGAGGCCGAGCGGGAGTCCGTGAAGCTCAAGCAGGTCGAGTACGTGAAGAACCACGTCGGCGAAGAATTCGACGGGGTCGTCAGCGGCGTGACGAAGTTTGGGGTCTTCGTCGAGATCACCGACCTGCTCGTGGAGGGACTGGTCCACGTCCGCGAAATGAACGACTACTACGTGTACGACGAGTCGACGTACACGCTTCGGGGCGAAAACAACGGCACCTCCTACCGGCCCGGCGATTCGGTCCGTGTGGAGGTGGCGAGCGCCAGCGTCGAGGACCGCGAGATCGACCTCCTGTTCGTGGAGTAG
- a CDS encoding phosphatase PAP2 family protein yields the protein MAVRRCLHGLIWPLLVILMHVGGHEAARAQPSRPSPESASSRFCEAAPDRPLDVRGLALLYCTRQPALTGGVWGAHQSARPVFYGAVPLAWGGAVLTESPAARAAAYRLTLTQGLTYGVVVGAKHVVGRPRPYVHRPLEARADRHRPPAPGDAHLSFPSGHASLSAALVTSWGLSYPRWYVVGPGALWAAGVALSRVHLGVHYPSDVLVGTVLGTGIALLVHQLRRAVTPPSLRASSDLSLGPPLVLRVTF from the coding sequence ATGGCCGTCCGACGGTGCCTGCACGGATTGATCTGGCCGCTGCTCGTCATCCTGATGCACGTGGGAGGGCACGAGGCGGCCCGGGCACAGCCCTCGCGCCCCTCGCCGGAATCTGCCAGCTCCCGCTTCTGTGAGGCGGCCCCCGACCGCCCCCTCGATGTACGCGGCCTTGCGCTTCTCTACTGCACGAGGCAGCCGGCGCTCACGGGTGGGGTGTGGGGGGCGCACCAATCGGCCCGTCCCGTGTTCTACGGGGCCGTCCCGCTTGCCTGGGGGGGCGCGGTGCTCACTGAATCCCCCGCCGCGCGGGCTGCCGCCTACCGGTTGACCCTCACCCAAGGGCTCACGTACGGGGTTGTGGTTGGGGCGAAGCACGTGGTGGGGCGCCCCCGCCCGTACGTCCATCGGCCGTTGGAGGCGCGCGCCGATCGTCACCGACCGCCGGCCCCCGGAGATGCACATCTCTCGTTCCCGTCCGGGCATGCGTCCCTCTCGGCGGCCCTCGTGACCTCCTGGGGGCTGTCGTATCCGCGATGGTACGTCGTGGGCCCCGGTGCGCTCTGGGCGGCGGGCGTGGCGCTAAGCCGGGTGCATCTTGGGGTGCACTATCCCAGCGACGTACTGGTCGGAACGGTGTTGGGGACGGGCATTGCCCTGCTCGTTCACCAACTCCGCCGCGCGGTGACACCTCCCTCGCTCCGGGCCTCTTCCGACTTGTCTCTCGGCCCTCCTCTGGTCCTGCGGGTCACCTTTTGA